One window of the Runella slithyformis DSM 19594 genome contains the following:
- a CDS encoding response regulator transcription factor gives MKTSIAIVDDHELMAKALSGLIQKYEDYEVLYDVTNGKELINRIKLNMIPDIVLLDINMPEMNGYETALWLTNNYPAIKILALSMNDREESIIGMLRNGAKGYLLKGCKPQELKQALDSLVRKGRYYTEFVTGHLIKSLNPENAQNPVETLHLNDREIEFIKMACSDLTYVEIADKMCVSPRTVDGYRESVFQKMNVKSRVGMVIEAIRLKIVEV, from the coding sequence ATGAAAACCTCTATTGCCATTGTAGATGACCACGAACTGATGGCCAAAGCCCTCTCGGGACTGATACAAAAATACGAAGATTACGAAGTACTCTATGATGTAACCAATGGCAAAGAATTGATCAACCGTATCAAGCTCAACATGATACCGGACATTGTGCTGCTGGACATCAACATGCCCGAAATGAACGGTTACGAAACGGCGCTTTGGCTGACTAATAATTATCCCGCCATTAAGATTCTGGCCCTTTCCATGAACGACAGGGAAGAGTCCATCATCGGGATGCTGCGCAACGGGGCCAAAGGCTACCTCCTCAAAGGATGCAAACCGCAGGAATTAAAGCAGGCGCTGGACTCCCTTGTCCGGAAGGGACGCTATTATACTGAATTCGTGACCGGGCACCTGATCAAAAGCCTTAATCCCGAAAACGCTCAAAATCCCGTGGAAACCTTACACCTCAACGACCGCGAAATTGAGTTCATTAAAATGGCGTGCAGCGACCTTACGTACGTGGAGATCGCCGATAAAATGTGCGTGAGTCCGCGCACCGTAGACGGGTATCGGGAATCGGTTTTCCAAAAGATGAACGTCAAAAGCCGCGTCGGAATGGTCATCGAAGCCATTCGGCTTAAAATCGTAGAGGTATAG
- a CDS encoding glutamine synthetase beta-grasp domain-containing protein, translating to MAKAKLEYIWLDGYKPTQSLRSKTKIESDFSGTLEECGVWSFDGSSTEQASGGSSDCLLKPVFICPDPERSKLGTPAYLVMCEVLNADGTPHESNGRATIEDDDNDFWFGFEQEYFLWNLETNKPLGFPANGYPAPQGPYYCSVGAKNAYGRDIIEEHLEYCIQAGLNVEGINAEVAAGQWEYQIFAKGAKEAGDQIWVARYMLERIGEKYGVGINLHCKPLGATDWNGSGMHANFSNTALRTAGNKETYDKICEAFAPVVAEHIAVYGADNHLRLTGKHETQSIDQFSYGISDRGASIRIPIAAVQRGWKGWLEDRRPNSAADPYKVAARIIKTVKSAKI from the coding sequence ATGGCAAAGGCTAAATTAGAATACATCTGGTTAGACGGCTACAAGCCCACTCAAAGTTTGCGCAGTAAGACTAAAATTGAGTCCGATTTTTCAGGTACATTGGAAGAATGCGGCGTGTGGTCGTTCGACGGATCTTCCACGGAGCAGGCATCAGGAGGTTCTTCTGACTGTTTGTTGAAGCCGGTTTTCATCTGCCCTGATCCTGAGCGCTCCAAATTAGGAACACCCGCCTACTTAGTAATGTGTGAAGTACTCAACGCAGACGGTACCCCTCACGAGTCTAACGGCCGCGCCACGATTGAAGATGATGACAATGATTTTTGGTTTGGATTTGAGCAGGAGTACTTCCTGTGGAATCTTGAAACAAACAAGCCGCTTGGTTTTCCCGCCAACGGATATCCGGCTCCTCAAGGCCCGTACTATTGCTCAGTAGGTGCTAAGAATGCGTACGGAAGAGATATCATTGAAGAGCACCTGGAATATTGCATCCAAGCCGGCCTGAATGTGGAAGGAATTAACGCTGAAGTAGCTGCCGGTCAGTGGGAGTACCAAATCTTTGCGAAAGGCGCAAAAGAAGCCGGTGACCAAATCTGGGTTGCACGTTATATGTTGGAGCGTATCGGGGAGAAATACGGAGTAGGAATCAACCTGCATTGCAAACCGCTCGGCGCCACTGACTGGAACGGTTCAGGAATGCACGCTAACTTCTCAAATACTGCCCTTCGTACGGCAGGTAATAAAGAAACATACGATAAGATCTGTGAAGCATTTGCTCCGGTAGTGGCTGAGCACATTGCTGTTTACGGAGCTGATAATCACCTTCGTTTGACAGGTAAACACGAAACGCAGTCAATTGACCAATTCTCTTACGGTATCTCTGACCGTGGAGCTTCTATCCGTATCCCTATCGCCGCCGTACAAAGAGGCTGGAAGGGATGGTTGGAAGATCGTCGTCCTAACTCGGCGGCCGATCCTTACAAAGTAGCAGCTCGCATTATCAAGACCGTTAAAAGCGCGAAAATCTGA
- a CDS encoding DegT/DnrJ/EryC1/StrS family aminotransferase — protein MIPHLDLKQLNRPYQAEIAEAMQRVAESGWYVLGKEVVSFEKRWADYCGISHCIGVANGLNALELIFKAYDFPEGSEVIVPANTYIASILSVTSLGLKPVWVEPDIDTYNIDPHKIERMITSKTKAVLAVHLYGKCCTMKPIWELAQKYDLKIIEDAAQAHGATYAGLKAGNLCDAAAFSFYPTKNLGALGDAGAVTTNDAELARKISSLRNYGSTIKYYNDHIGTNSRLDELQAAILNVKLNHLDAENQRRRELAGYFLSEIKHPDVVLPTAKTLYEDAWHLFVVRHPKREQFIDYLMDNGIQATVHYPVPPHKQRAYAEYSHLSLPITERIHNEVVSLPLNPSLTNEDAAYIVQTINQFAFQSHAAVGYYSGL, from the coding sequence ATGATTCCTCACTTAGATCTAAAGCAACTGAATCGACCGTATCAGGCAGAGATTGCCGAAGCCATGCAACGGGTGGCTGAGTCGGGGTGGTATGTTTTAGGAAAAGAGGTTGTCTCTTTTGAAAAGCGGTGGGCTGATTATTGCGGAATATCGCATTGCATTGGCGTAGCTAATGGTTTAAATGCTCTGGAGCTAATATTTAAAGCATACGATTTTCCGGAAGGGAGTGAAGTGATTGTGCCGGCCAATACGTATATCGCTTCAATATTATCGGTAACAAGTTTGGGCCTGAAACCGGTATGGGTAGAGCCCGACATTGATACATACAATATTGACCCGCACAAAATCGAACGTATGATTACGTCGAAGACCAAAGCTGTTTTGGCGGTCCACCTGTACGGCAAATGCTGTACGATGAAACCGATTTGGGAGCTCGCCCAAAAATATGACCTGAAGATCATAGAAGATGCGGCACAGGCGCATGGGGCTACCTATGCAGGGCTGAAAGCAGGCAATTTATGTGACGCGGCTGCGTTTAGTTTTTATCCCACTAAAAATCTGGGGGCCCTCGGTGATGCCGGCGCTGTTACGACCAATGATGCTGAACTGGCGCGCAAAATATCAAGTTTACGTAATTATGGTTCAACCATTAAGTATTATAATGACCATATAGGCACAAACAGTCGGCTGGACGAATTACAGGCGGCCATTTTAAATGTGAAATTGAATCATCTAGATGCCGAAAACCAACGCCGGCGCGAGTTGGCCGGGTATTTTCTTTCCGAAATCAAACACCCTGATGTGGTGCTGCCTACCGCAAAAACATTGTATGAAGATGCCTGGCATCTTTTTGTGGTAAGGCACCCTAAACGAGAACAATTCATTGACTATTTAATGGATAACGGGATTCAGGCAACGGTTCACTACCCGGTGCCTCCGCATAAGCAAAGAGCCTACGCTGAATACAGTCATTTAAGCTTGCCCATTACGGAGCGGATTCATAATGAAGTAGTGAGTTTGCCGCTCAATCCTTCGTTGACCAATGAAGATGCCGCGTATATTGTCCAAACTATCAACCAATTTGCCTTTCAATCTCATGCTGCTGTCGGTTATTATTCCGGTTTATAA
- a CDS encoding ABC-F family ATP-binding cassette domain-containing protein, which translates to MISVDNVTVEFGGRALFSDVTFNINEKDRIALMGKNGAGKSTLLKIIAGADKPTRGKISAPNDAVIAYLPQHLLTQDDATVFEETAKAFAEVLGMKTELDELNHQLETRTDYESDAYMAIIERVSELSEKYYSTEEVNYDAEIEKTLLGLGFLRSDFDRKTNEFSGGWRMRIELAKILLQTPDLILLDEPTNHLDIESIQWLEEFLINTAKAVIVISHDRAFVDNITNRTIEITMGRIYDYKVNYSQYLQLRKERHEQQQKQFNDQQKMIAETTEFIERFKGTYSKTLQVQSRVKMLEKLDIVEVDEVDTSALNLKFPPAPRSGNYPVIVEQLSKSYGDHLVFKDASMTIERGQKVAFVGKNGEGKSTLVKAIMGEIEYEGEMKLGHNSMIGYFAQNQAALLDGDLTVFQTIDNIAVGDIRTKIKDLLGAFMFSGESINKKVNVLSGGERTRLAMIKLLLEPVNLLILDEPTNHLDLKTKDILKYALKAFEGTIILISHDRDFLDGLAEKVFEFGNKRVKEHLEDINGFLRNKKMENLREIERKGK; encoded by the coding sequence ATGATTTCAGTAGATAACGTAACCGTAGAGTTCGGCGGACGAGCTTTGTTCAGTGATGTAACTTTCAACATCAACGAAAAAGACAGAATAGCCCTCATGGGCAAAAACGGAGCAGGGAAGTCAACCCTGCTCAAGATTATCGCAGGGGCCGATAAGCCCACACGGGGCAAAATCTCGGCCCCCAATGATGCCGTCATTGCCTACCTGCCGCAGCACCTGTTGACGCAGGATGATGCTACGGTGTTTGAAGAAACCGCCAAGGCGTTTGCCGAAGTGTTGGGGATGAAAACGGAGCTGGATGAGCTGAATCATCAGTTGGAAACGCGCACCGACTACGAATCGGATGCGTATATGGCCATCATTGAACGGGTGTCGGAATTGAGCGAGAAATACTATTCGACCGAGGAGGTTAATTATGACGCAGAGATCGAAAAGACGCTTTTGGGGTTGGGTTTTCTGCGTTCGGATTTTGATCGCAAAACCAATGAGTTCAGCGGCGGCTGGCGGATGCGCATCGAGCTGGCCAAAATTCTGTTGCAAACGCCCGATTTGATTTTGCTGGATGAGCCCACCAACCACCTCGACATTGAATCGATTCAGTGGTTGGAGGAGTTTTTGATCAATACTGCCAAGGCCGTTATCGTTATCTCCCACGACCGGGCCTTTGTCGACAATATCACCAATCGCACCATTGAAATCACGATGGGGCGCATCTATGATTATAAGGTCAACTATTCGCAGTACCTGCAACTCCGCAAAGAGCGTCACGAACAGCAGCAAAAGCAGTTTAACGATCAGCAGAAAATGATCGCCGAGACGACTGAGTTCATTGAGCGTTTTAAAGGAACGTATTCCAAAACCCTGCAGGTACAGTCGCGGGTGAAAATGCTGGAGAAGCTGGACATCGTGGAGGTCGACGAAGTAGATACCTCTGCACTGAACCTGAAATTCCCGCCCGCGCCGCGCTCGGGCAATTATCCCGTGATCGTGGAGCAATTGAGCAAAAGTTATGGCGACCATTTGGTGTTTAAGGATGCAAGCATGACCATCGAACGCGGACAAAAAGTGGCGTTTGTGGGCAAAAACGGCGAAGGCAAATCGACGCTTGTCAAAGCCATCATGGGGGAGATAGAGTACGAAGGTGAAATGAAGCTCGGGCATAATTCCATGATCGGGTATTTTGCCCAAAATCAGGCCGCTTTGCTGGACGGGGACCTGACCGTTTTTCAAACGATTGACAACATTGCTGTGGGTGATATTCGTACCAAGATCAAAGACCTTTTGGGGGCGTTTATGTTTAGCGGAGAAAGCATCAATAAGAAAGTGAATGTATTATCGGGTGGAGAACGAACCCGCCTGGCGATGATCAAACTCCTGCTGGAACCCGTCAACCTGTTGATATTGGATGAGCCGACCAACCACCTGGATCTCAAAACCAAAGACATTCTCAAGTATGCTCTAAAAGCCTTTGAGGGGACGATCATTTTGATTTCGCACGATCGGGATTTTCTGGATGGGCTGGCCGAAAAAGTATTTGAATTCGGTAATAAGCGCGTCAAAGAGCACTTGGAAGACATCAACGGGTTTCTGCGAAATAAAAAAATGGAAAATCTCAGGGAGATAGAACGTAAAGGAAAATAA
- a CDS encoding sensor histidine kinase, with translation MNYHHEVLESQIEVQKQAFERIGSELYDNVGQMLSVAKIYLCTLEESALNEEQQNYVKQINEIVGKTIVDLRTLIRNLEAYLANNFDFGNSLGAELQRIRKTHKDVFELIITGTPRSLGYEKEIVLFRMVQELINTLLTSVASNLRTTLHYTGEQLMILIQYEGIRINVNTIQQRTELIGGRSSFLNTKKKELKIEIPFIL, from the coding sequence ATGAATTATCATCATGAAGTGCTTGAATCACAGATAGAAGTTCAAAAACAGGCATTTGAACGAATCGGGTCTGAGCTATACGACAATGTCGGGCAAATGCTGTCGGTCGCCAAGATTTATTTATGCACACTGGAAGAAAGTGCATTGAACGAAGAACAACAGAATTACGTCAAACAGATCAATGAAATCGTGGGCAAAACGATAGTCGATCTGCGTACATTGATTCGAAATCTGGAAGCCTATCTGGCCAACAATTTTGATTTCGGCAACAGTCTGGGGGCGGAATTGCAGCGAATTCGCAAAACCCATAAGGATGTTTTCGAGCTGATAATCACCGGCACGCCCCGCTCATTGGGATATGAAAAAGAAATTGTCCTTTTCAGAATGGTGCAGGAGCTGATAAATACTTTACTGACATCCGTCGCTTCCAATTTGCGCACAACTCTCCATTATACAGGCGAGCAACTAATGATTCTGATTCAATATGAAGGAATAAGAATCAATGTGAATACAATTCAACAACGCACCGAATTGATAGGCGGTCGCAGTTCCTTTTTGAACACTAAAAAGAAAGAACTTAAAATTGAAATACCTTTTATCCTTTAA
- a CDS encoding sugar 3,4-ketoisomerase, which yields MPQLIELNTFGDDRGKLTVFEKILPGDIKRAFYIYGVSAGEQRAKHGHKKTWNALIAVAGSCRVVVTASKGEHIFLLNSPDQCLVIEPGDWHIMDEFSSDAILLVLSNEYYDKEDYVYPKP from the coding sequence ATGCCTCAGTTGATTGAATTAAATACCTTTGGCGATGACAGAGGAAAGCTAACGGTTTTTGAAAAGATTCTTCCCGGTGACATAAAAAGAGCTTTTTATATCTATGGTGTTTCTGCGGGAGAGCAGAGAGCTAAGCATGGTCATAAAAAAACGTGGAACGCGCTCATTGCCGTAGCGGGCAGTTGTCGGGTCGTAGTTACTGCAAGTAAAGGAGAGCACATCTTTTTGTTAAATAGCCCGGATCAATGTTTAGTTATTGAACCGGGCGACTGGCACATTATGGATGAGTTTTCTTCGGATGCCATTCTGTTAGTATTGTCAAACGAATATTACGACAAAGAAGACTACGTATATCCTAAACCATGA
- a CDS encoding ABC-F family ATP-binding cassette domain-containing protein: MNYLSAENISKSFGDKWLFKDLTLGLSRGDKMALIGANGTGKTTLMTILAGVTPLDKGSVSVRKDIRVGYLEQAPDFDGQLPVLEVLFSGNNPVAKAVKEYEEALLSGDDKRFAAAIEKVDSLQAWDFEARVKEILGKLGIPDVTVKIGTMSGGQRKRVALAKVLIESPDLLILDEPTNHLDLSMVEWLENYLNTQNTTLLLVTHDRYFLDTVCNVIVELDNGSLYTYKGNYAYFLEKKAEREAIEASEVDKARNLYRKELDWIRRQPKARGTKAKYRVDAFEDTKEKASQRKFDNQIELNVKSARLGSKIVELHSVGKRFGNRTVVNNFLYTFKKGDRIGIVGKNGAGKSTLLNMITGELRPDNGQVVRGDTVQFGYYKQTDLEYKDGQRVVDWVKDVAEVIRLGTGQTVTASQYLNAFLFPPHKQGTLIEKLSGGEKRRLQLLRILMAEPNFLILDEPTNDLDITTLNILEEFLMNFPGCLIIVSHDRYFLDRLVDHLFVFEDSGNIRDFPGNYTDYRNFLAENNDPKNDAKTQATTASAKSETPAAPTKRKLSYKEQKELESLEHEMAALEKQKAIFIEKLNGGSGSHEELTQWAKEIEQLNAKMEEKEMRWLELSEMG, from the coding sequence ATGAATTACCTTTCAGCAGAAAATATTTCCAAATCTTTTGGCGACAAGTGGTTGTTTAAAGACTTGACCCTCGGCCTCAGTCGCGGCGACAAAATGGCCCTCATCGGAGCCAACGGAACCGGAAAGACTACCCTAATGACCATTTTGGCCGGGGTTACTCCTCTGGATAAAGGGAGCGTTAGCGTTCGAAAAGATATCCGCGTGGGCTATCTCGAACAGGCCCCCGATTTTGACGGACAGCTCCCCGTATTGGAGGTACTGTTTTCGGGAAACAACCCCGTCGCAAAGGCCGTCAAAGAATACGAAGAAGCCCTTTTATCGGGCGATGATAAACGATTTGCCGCCGCCATCGAAAAAGTGGACTCATTGCAGGCGTGGGACTTTGAAGCCCGGGTCAAAGAAATATTGGGAAAACTCGGCATTCCCGACGTAACGGTGAAGATCGGGACCATGTCGGGCGGGCAGCGCAAACGCGTCGCCCTCGCCAAAGTGCTCATCGAAAGCCCCGATCTGCTGATTCTCGATGAACCCACCAACCACCTGGACCTCAGCATGGTCGAGTGGCTCGAAAACTACCTCAATACGCAGAACACCACCCTCCTGCTCGTGACCCACGATCGGTATTTTCTGGATACCGTTTGTAATGTCATCGTTGAGCTGGACAACGGCTCGCTTTATACCTACAAAGGAAACTACGCGTATTTTCTGGAAAAGAAAGCCGAGCGCGAAGCCATCGAGGCCTCTGAGGTCGATAAAGCCCGTAACCTCTACCGCAAAGAGCTGGACTGGATACGACGTCAGCCGAAAGCGCGCGGCACCAAAGCCAAGTACCGGGTCGATGCCTTTGAAGATACCAAGGAAAAAGCGAGTCAACGTAAATTTGATAATCAGATAGAACTCAACGTGAAGTCAGCGCGCCTGGGCAGCAAAATCGTTGAGCTCCACAGCGTCGGCAAACGTTTCGGCAACAGAACGGTCGTTAATAATTTTTTATATACTTTTAAAAAAGGCGACCGAATCGGTATTGTCGGAAAAAACGGTGCCGGAAAGTCTACCCTGCTCAACATGATCACGGGCGAGCTGCGCCCCGACAACGGGCAGGTGGTGCGCGGCGATACGGTTCAGTTTGGGTATTACAAACAAACCGACCTTGAATACAAAGACGGACAGCGTGTAGTGGATTGGGTCAAAGACGTAGCCGAGGTTATTCGACTCGGCACGGGTCAAACGGTCACCGCTTCGCAGTACCTGAACGCCTTTCTGTTTCCGCCTCATAAACAGGGAACGCTCATTGAAAAACTTAGCGGGGGCGAAAAACGTCGCCTTCAATTGCTGCGTATTCTGATGGCCGAACCCAACTTCCTGATTCTGGATGAGCCGACCAACGACCTGGACATCACCACACTCAATATTCTGGAAGAGTTTCTGATGAACTTCCCGGGCTGTCTGATCATCGTTTCCCACGACCGGTATTTTCTGGACCGCCTGGTAGACCATCTGTTTGTTTTTGAAGACAGCGGCAACATCCGCGATTTTCCGGGAAACTATACCGATTACCGCAACTTTTTGGCCGAAAACAACGATCCAAAGAACGACGCCAAAACGCAGGCAACGACCGCATCGGCAAAATCAGAAACACCTGCCGCTCCAACAAAACGTAAGCTCAGTTACAAAGAACAGAAGGAGTTGGAAAGCCTGGAACACGAAATGGCCGCTTTGGAAAAACAAAAAGCAATTTTCATTGAAAAGCTCAACGGCGGCAGCGGCTCGCACGAAGAACTCACGCAATGGGCCAAGGAAATTGAACAACTCAACGCCAAAATGGAAGAAAAAGAAATGCGTTGGCTGGAGTTGAGTGAGATGGGGTAA
- a CDS encoding AAA family ATPase yields MIGRSYELEQIERLKKSPKSEFVAVMGRRRIGKTYLIDQAFQGMICFQITGIQAGATKTQLENFNLKLHVHAQTPFVSAPPKDWGEAFFWLRAYVETLPKNRKQVLFFDELPWISTVKSGFLQQLAHFWNDYLSKQTHFVLIICGSASSWIATNVANDKGGLHNRLTETIHLHPFTLLETKQFLESKHVFFTNEEIAKIYMALGGVPYYLDGVRRGESATQAIERMCFEDTGHLRNEYDNLYSALFNHSSNHEQIVEALAGAQKGMLRSQILFKSKVKDGGPFTRAMSDLLSCGFVATVNQFGQKKREEVYRLNDEFTAFYHRFIKPTKKYTKGGWLQQATTQSYKIWLGYAFELLVFRHIHQIKTKLGINGIYSEISTFYYQIGQPNGLQIDLLIDRKDNVINYCEIKHYDSQFVLDRKYFDATKSKIASFKELCGTKKQIFLTFISNRPLKENEYSQALVDKQIVLEDLFAF; encoded by the coding sequence ATGATAGGCAGATCGTATGAGCTGGAGCAAATTGAACGGCTGAAAAAATCGCCGAAATCCGAGTTTGTGGCCGTAATGGGTCGGAGGCGGATTGGCAAAACGTACCTCATTGATCAAGCCTTTCAAGGCATGATTTGTTTTCAAATTACGGGTATTCAGGCGGGTGCGACCAAAACACAACTCGAAAATTTTAACCTAAAATTACATGTACATGCCCAAACTCCGTTTGTGTCGGCTCCACCCAAAGATTGGGGAGAAGCGTTTTTTTGGCTGAGGGCATACGTCGAAACGTTGCCCAAAAATCGAAAGCAAGTCCTTTTTTTTGATGAATTGCCTTGGATTTCTACGGTAAAATCGGGCTTTTTGCAGCAATTAGCGCACTTTTGGAACGATTATCTCTCTAAACAAACGCACTTTGTATTGATCATTTGTGGCTCGGCCAGTTCGTGGATAGCCACCAATGTCGCAAACGATAAGGGTGGGCTACACAACAGACTCACCGAAACCATTCATTTACATCCGTTTACGCTTTTAGAAACCAAGCAATTTTTAGAATCAAAACACGTATTTTTTACGAATGAAGAAATTGCTAAAATATACATGGCACTGGGGGGAGTTCCATACTACCTGGATGGAGTAAGAAGAGGCGAAAGTGCCACCCAAGCCATTGAAAGAATGTGTTTTGAAGACACCGGCCACCTACGAAACGAGTACGATAATCTGTACAGCGCTTTGTTCAATCATTCGTCAAACCACGAGCAAATTGTGGAAGCGTTGGCAGGTGCACAAAAAGGAATGCTGAGAAGTCAGATTCTATTCAAAAGTAAAGTGAAAGATGGCGGCCCTTTCACCCGCGCCATGAGTGACCTGCTCTCTTGTGGATTTGTCGCCACGGTTAATCAATTCGGTCAAAAAAAACGGGAAGAAGTATATCGGCTCAATGATGAGTTTACAGCTTTTTATCACCGATTTATTAAACCTACTAAAAAATACACCAAAGGAGGGTGGCTACAACAAGCTACTACGCAGTCATACAAAATTTGGTTAGGCTATGCTTTTGAGTTACTGGTTTTCAGGCACATTCATCAAATAAAAACTAAGCTGGGTATCAACGGCATTTACAGCGAAATTTCAACTTTCTATTATCAAATCGGACAACCCAACGGTCTCCAAATAGATTTGTTGATTGACAGAAAAGACAATGTTATCAATTACTGTGAAATTAAACACTACGATAGCCAATTTGTGTTGGACAGGAAATATTTTGATGCAACGAAGTCAAAAATTGCCTCCTTCAAAGAACTTTGCGGGACAAAAAAGCAAATCTTTTTGACCTTTATTTCCAACCGTCCACTGAAGGAGAATGAGTATAGTCAGGCACTGGTGGATAAACAAATAGTATTGGAAGATTTGTTTGCTTTCTGA
- a CDS encoding sensor histidine kinase, whose translation MSAAINEVVLIVLAGTFLMLLLLTFIISFFFLHQRRQTQNLREKATLHAQYQQEILQSQLEIQNQTLQHISEELHDNIGQLLSVARLHLNMLEEEETATPAQIREVNSVIDKTIQELRSLSKSLDGDFVKDFGLMESLSHELQRIRATGKYQTEIVTEGEPYRPEGQKEIVLFRVVQEILNNAIKHAAAKTITVTLRYEPAQFTLTIQDDGKGFDLDTVIGREMSQSGAGLRNIKRRTELVGGSCQMESTPGHGTKVTLQLPILTQIP comes from the coding sequence ATGTCAGCGGCGATTAATGAAGTTGTCTTAATAGTACTTGCAGGTACATTCCTGATGTTACTATTGCTGACCTTTATCATTTCTTTCTTCTTTTTACACCAACGCCGCCAAACCCAAAACCTCCGGGAAAAGGCCACTCTCCACGCCCAATACCAGCAGGAAATCCTTCAATCCCAACTCGAAATTCAGAATCAGACCTTGCAGCACATCAGCGAGGAGTTGCATGATAACATCGGGCAGTTGCTGTCGGTGGCACGGCTTCACCTGAATATGCTGGAAGAAGAGGAAACCGCTACGCCTGCTCAAATCCGGGAAGTGAATAGCGTCATCGACAAAACCATTCAGGAACTGCGCAGTTTGAGCAAGAGCCTGGACGGCGATTTTGTCAAAGATTTTGGCCTGATGGAGAGCCTTTCGCATGAATTGCAGCGCATTCGGGCTACGGGCAAATACCAAACCGAAATCGTTACTGAAGGCGAACCGTATCGTCCGGAAGGGCAAAAAGAAATCGTACTCTTTCGAGTAGTACAGGAGATTCTGAACAATGCCATCAAACACGCCGCCGCCAAAACTATCACGGTAACGCTCCGGTATGAGCCCGCTCAGTTTACACTTACGATACAGGATGATGGTAAAGGCTTTGATCTTGACACCGTTATAGGCCGCGAAATGAGCCAATCAGGAGCCGGTCTACGCAATATTAAACGACGCACTGAGCTGGTGGGCGGCAGCTGCCAAATGGAATCTACCCCGGGACATGGCACCAAAGTAACACTTCAATTGCCTATTCTCACCCAAATACCGTAA
- a CDS encoding DedA family protein encodes MDSITDFFQYLLNSEEIIRTGGLVLITLIIFAENGLFFAFFLPGDYLVFLAGIFCALKILNVPIFLLLGCLFGAAILGSLTGYLMGRFFGDRIQNRPDSLFFKKKHIETTRNYFDKYGSRTLVISRFLPVVRTFAPILAGLVKMKWPGFMLYNVLGAGLWIFGLTGGGYYFGEKFPGIINYVHYIIIFFLAITTFTVVRGYFGAKKDMSNEG; translated from the coding sequence ATGGATTCAATCACTGACTTTTTCCAATACCTCCTTAATTCTGAAGAAATTATCCGCACAGGGGGCCTGGTACTGATAACGCTCATCATTTTTGCCGAAAACGGCCTGTTTTTTGCGTTTTTCCTGCCGGGCGATTACCTCGTATTTCTGGCGGGAATCTTCTGCGCGTTAAAAATCCTGAACGTCCCCATTTTTCTTCTCTTGGGATGTCTTTTCGGCGCGGCGATTCTTGGGTCCCTTACGGGATACCTAATGGGGCGCTTTTTTGGTGACCGCATTCAAAATCGTCCGGACTCACTGTTTTTTAAGAAAAAACACATTGAGACCACCCGCAATTACTTTGATAAATACGGCAGCCGCACCCTGGTGATCAGCCGTTTTCTGCCGGTCGTTCGTACGTTTGCTCCCATTTTGGCCGGCTTGGTCAAAATGAAATGGCCCGGTTTTATGCTTTATAACGTTTTGGGCGCAGGGTTATGGATCTTCGGCCTGACCGGAGGGGGTTACTATTTCGGCGAGAAATTTCCGGGAATTATTAATTATGTTCATTATATTATCATTTTCTTTCTGGCAATTACAACATTTACGGTCGTACGAGGTTATTTTGGTGCGAAAAAGGATATGAGTAATGAAGGATAA